TtttgatggtggagggaaagattcaggtggtgatatagtgcttgagttgacaatagaaccggtggaattcaccatggagttccaggtattgtaCATGGCCGTCTCCTACAATTtgttgttaggtcgaccttggattcatgccgccaaagcagtcccatccactttgcatcagatggtcaagttcgaatgggatagacaggagatcgtcgtgcatggcgaggataatttgtgtgctcacaaTGATGCCTTTGTCCTGTCATTGaggctgaagatgacaaagggtcTTGGGTCTATCAAGTCTTTGAAATAGTACTGGTCGGgaaggttccagaagggaaatgtgttccaactccaaagatagccCCCACATCAGTCATGGTGGTTTTTGAAATActgaaaaatggctttgtgcccggtaaaggtctgggtgcatTTCTGCAGGGTATTATACAGCCAGTATCCCTCCCTGAAAATTTGGGTATgttcggtcttggattcaaacctacaACGGCAGATGTGAAAAAAGCTAAAACGTTGAAgcagaaggcgtgggcacttCCAAAGCCTGTTCCGGGTCTCTctaggtcttttgtcaagcccggtGCCAAGAAATGCCCAGTGACGGCAGTTCCAAGTTCTCTGGTTCACATTgatgaggagttaattgaaaggttccagaggttgttcaatgatgtgaacatggtagaagttggagaaggttctagcaaagcggacgtgcagttcgtcgggccgaatgtaaagcttaacaattcgaaggctactcctctccctacccgaaaagagtcttggtagtttgctttgttttcctttctatctgggtcattccagggttgtgatccagatttttattttttcgcttgttgatgtacaaaccctgttatcctttattttcaaggaaatgcaatttcccttttccatcattcctagtagtttcctttttgtttttcttttcttctctgtacaattctttttatgctggtttcaatgacatgacatgtatgaggaatcttcggcctagccttaaaagtcaatctaatcctgaaataataatccaagaaatagagtgtgatgatgatccaaatatgatgaggatgaggcctttgatgagattagtaaggaactaaatcattttgatgaaaaacccaagcctaatctaaATGATACGAAAGCAATCAATCTAGGGGGCCCAGATAATGTCacagaaactaagataagtgtccatcttgaaccgcaaatTAGGGAAGAAATagttaaagcattgtttgagtataaggatatttttgcatggtcgtatgatgacatgccaggcttgagtaccgatttagtggtccacaaattgcctatTGATCCATTATTTCCCCCgttaagcagaagttgagaaagttccaAACTgaatgagtgtgaagattaaagaagaagtcacaaagcagcttgatgcaaaggtcatttgagtcacgcggtatcccacgtggttagACAAcattgtgcctgtgccaaagaaggatggtaagaccagagtgtgtgttgattaccatgatctcaacaaggcaagttcaaaggacaacttcccattgccaaatatccacattttgattgataattgtgtcaagcatgagattgggtcttttgtggattgctatgcgggctatcataagattttaatggatgaggaagatgcggaaaagacgactttcatcacgccatggggaacatattgctacagggtcatgccttttggtttgaaaaattctagggcaacttatatgagggcaatgacgaccatattccatgacatgatacacaaggagatcgaggtttacgtggatgatgtgatcataaagtccaagaagcAGTTTGagcatgtcagagatttgagaaagttcttccaaaggctccacaggtacaatcttaagctcaaccctgcaaagtgtgcatttggtgttccatccggaaaactgttgggtttcatagtcagtcgtcgaggcattgagttggatctatcaaagatcaaagctatccaagaatctATCAAGGAAttaccacctccaaggaacaagacagaggtgatgagtttgctcgggcggttgaactacatcagcaggtttattgctcaactcacaacaacttgtgagcctatctttaagttgttgaagaaggatgttgcggtcaagtggactgatgagtgtcaggaagaatttgataagataaaggggtacttgtcaaattCACCTGTGTTGGTCCTGCCGGAACctggaagacctttgattctttatttgacagtcttggataactcatttggttgtgtgttgggtcagcatgacatcactgacAGGAAAGAGCaagctatctactatctcagcaagaagttcacatcttatgaggttaagtatacttcCCTCGAAAGggcatgttgcgccctgacttgggtagcacagaagttgtagcattatttgtcatcctacactacttacctcatctctcgcctggatcctttaaagtatatctttcagaaacccatgcccacaagaaggcttgcaaagtggcagatcttgctcacagagttttaCATAGTATATGTGACTCGGACAGCGATGAAAGACAAGCTTTGGatgatcacttggccgagaacccagtggacgaagaatatgaacctttgaagacttattttcttgataaagaggtaatgcacattgaagagGGCAAGAATGAGGAAAAGCctggttggaaactcttctttgatggggatgctaacatgaaaggcgttgggatggGAGTTGTACTCATTTCTGtaacagggcatcattaccctgttacggctcaacttcgtttctattgtaccaacaacatggctgagtacgagacATGCATTTTAGGTTTAAGGTTAGCTGTAGATTTGGGAATCCagaaagtcttggtcttgggagactcgaaccttctggtacaccagattcaaggagaatgggatacacaggatttaaagcttataccttatcgacaatgtctgcatgatctttgtaAACGGTTTCGATctgaattcaggcacattccaaggatccataatgaggttgcggatgctttggctactttggcgtcaatgttgcaccatccggacaaagcttatgttgaccctttgcatattcaagttcgtgatcagcacacctattgtaatgtggttgaggaagaactcgatggtgaaccatggttccatgacatcagggagtatatcaggatgagggtatatccgatacaggccacgggggatcaaaagagaacaatccgttgattggcaagtggatttttcttcagtgggggagttttgtacaaaagaactctatatcttggattgttaagatgcatagatgctagacaagccacgaccatcatgaccgaagtgcattccggagtttgcggaccgtatatgagtgggtatgttctggcaaagaagattcttcgagcgggttattattggctcaccatggagcaagattgtatcaactttgtatgcaaatgtcatcaatgccaagtgcacagagatttgattcattctccgccatctaaattgcacacaatgtccgcaccctGGCCCTTTGTttcttggggtatggatgtcatcagaCTAATTGAGCCAACAACATCCAATGGACAccggttcattctggtggccattgactcACTACTAAAAAATCAGGTTTTAGCGACAGACAAAATTTGTAGCTAAATAGAAAAATCCATCGCTAATCTTATTAAGCGACGGATTAGCAACGAATTATCAAGAAATTGTACTAACTACGAGCATTTTAGTGACAGATTAGCAACGACGTTCGTAGCTAATTCTAATTTTTTTATagt
This sequence is a window from Nicotiana sylvestris chromosome 3, ASM39365v2, whole genome shotgun sequence. Protein-coding genes within it:
- the LOC138887257 gene encoding uncharacterized protein, with product MVTFSDDELSVEGTEHNKALYLTIKYEDSMVTRELVDNSSSANFCPLSTLNKLKVDDERIHKNNICVRGFDGGGKDSGGDIVLELTIEPVEFTMEFQVLYMAVSYNLLLGRPWIHAAKAVPSTLHQMVKFEWDRQEIVVHGEDNLCAHNDAFVLSLRLKMTKGLGSIKSLK